In the genome of Brachionichthys hirsutus isolate HB-005 chromosome 23, CSIRO-AGI_Bhir_v1, whole genome shotgun sequence, one region contains:
- the rnf175 gene encoding RING finger protein 175: MAGDRPQDDLLKMTHRENWKVQHERLHVKHRGHEAMHAEMVLILIATLVVAQIVLVQWKQRHHRSYNLVTLVQMWVVPLYFTVKLYWWRFLSMWGMFSVVTSYIIFRATRKPLSCRTPRMVYKWFLLIYKLSYAVGVLGYLAIMFTMFGFNVFFRIKAEDSMDVGVVMLFYGLYYGVMGRDFAEICSDCMASTIGYYNKGGMPSRNLNDDICAVCGQRILVDVEEEGLIEDTYQLSCGHIFHEFCIRGWCIVGKKQTCPYCNEKVDLNRMMNNPWEKTHVLYGQLLDWLRYLVAWQPIIIGIVHGINFSLGLE; the protein is encoded by the exons ATGGCGGGTGACCGTCCTCAG GACGACTTGCTGAAgatgacacacagagagaactGGAA GGTGCAGCACGAGCGCCTGCACGTGAAGCACAGAGGTCACGAAGCCATGCACGCAGAGATGGTTCTGATCCTCATCGCCACTTTGGTGGTGGCCCAGATCGTGCTGGTGCAGTGGAAGCAGCGCCATCACCGGTCCTACAAT CTGGTGACTCTGGTCCAGATGTGGGTGGTCCCTCTTTACTTCACCGTTAAACTCTACTGGTGGAGGTTTCTGTCCATGTGGGGCATGTTCTCCGTCGTCACCAGCTACATCATCTTCAGAGCCACCCGCAAGCCGCTGTCCTGCAGGACGCCCAG GATGGTTTACAAGTGGTTCCTGCTGATCTACAAGCTGAGCTACGCGGTGGGCGTGCTGGGCTACCTGGCTATCATGTTCACCATGTTCGGCTTCAACGTCTTCTTCAG GATCAAGGCGGAGGACTCCATGGACGTGGGCGTCGTCATGCTGTTTTACGGACTGTACTACGGCGTCATGGGCAGAGACTTCGCTGAGATCTGTTCCGACTGCATGGCGTCTACGATCGGG TACTACAACAAGGGAGGCATGCCCAGCAGGAACCTGAACGACGACATCTGCGCCGTGTGCGGTCAGAGGATCCTGGTggacgtggaggaggagggactgaTCGAAGACACTTACCAGCTGTCCTGCGGACACAT ATTCCACGAGTTCTGCATCCGTGGCTGGTGCATCGTGGGTAAGAAGCAGACGTGCCCGTACTGCAACGAGAAGGTCGACTTGAACAGGATGATGAACAACCC CTGGGAAAAGACGCATGTCCTGTACGGGCAGCTGCTTGATTGGCTCAGATACCTTGTCGCCTGGCAACCCATCATCATCGGTATTGTCCATGGGATCAACTTCTCCCTGGGCCTCGAGTAG
- the fgb gene encoding fibrinogen beta chain, with the protein MRTLLLLCVCVCAAWADGDGDYDQYDTAVDARSHRPITGRDRYTPNLYPTGPIISSGGRGRYHSRPGSTSPERPQVVEEEEQPESGGCTHASEEMGVLCPNGCELKTALQKQERDIKTSIHELKPQVDELSRSSNNIYHYVTSVSSSLRERQRVINGNSRVVGQFSNLVEEQHAYIKETVDTVFPSNIRLLQGVLEKIRLKIQKLEKAVQGQTEECKEPCKTSCPIPVVSGKECEHIFRRGGVDSQMYLIQPDNLYHPYKVFCDQTVQNGGWLLIQNRLDGSVDFGRRWDEYRRGFGNIAFDTGKGHCETPGESWLGNDRISQLTKMGPTEVLIEMEDWTGAKVSAHYSQFTVQSDASNYVMAVGGYSGTAGNGFLEGSSELFGENRTMTIHNGMMFSTYDRDNDNWNPGDPTKQCAREDGGGWWYNRCHSANPNGRYYIGGSYTKQMAKHGTDDGVVWMNWKGSWYSLKAISMKIRPFFASR; encoded by the exons ATGAGGACGCTGCTGcttctgtgcgtgtgcgtgtgcgcagcCTGGGCCGACGGCGACGGGGACTACGACCAATACGACACG GCGGTGGACGCTCGCAGTCACCGTCCAATCACAGGAAGGGATCGATACACCCCGAACCTCTATCCCACAGGCCCGATCATCAGCAGCGGAGGCAGAGGAAG GTATCACAGTCGCCCCGGCTCAACGTCGCCCGAAAGGCCacaggtggtggaggaggaggagcagccagaGTCTGGAGGATGCACGCACGCCTCCGAGGAGATG GGTGTTTTGTGTCCTAACGGCTGCGAGCTGAAGACAGCGCTGCAAAAGCAAGAGAGAGACATCAAGACG AGCATTCATGAACTCAAGCCTCAGGTGGATGAACTGTCCAGGTCCTCCAACAACATCTACCACTACGTCACCAGCGTCTCGAGCTCTCTGCGGGAGCGACAGCGAGTCATCAACG GCAACAGCAGGGTGGTCGGCCAGTTTAGCAATCTGGTGGAGGAGCAACACGCCTACATCAAGGAGACGGTGGACACGGTCTTCCCCTCCAACATCAGACTGCTGCAG GGGGTCCTGGAAAAGATCAGGCTGAAGATCCAGAAGCTGGAGAAGGCCGTCCAAGGCCAGACGGAGGAATGCAAGGAGCCGTGCAAGACCAGTTGTCCCATTCCGGTCGTGTCGG GTAAGGAGTGCGAGCACATCTTCCGTCGAGGAGGAGTCGATTCCCAAATGTACCTGATCCAGCCCGACAACCTTTACCATCCGTACAAGGTCTTCTGCGATCAGACCGTCCAGAATGGAG GCTGGCTTCTCATCCAGAACAGACTCGATGGCAGTGTGGACTTTGGCCGACGCTGGGATGAATATCGTCGTGGGTTTGGCAACATCGCCTTCGATACCGGCAAGGGTCACTGCGAGACTCCCG GCGAATCCTGGCTGGGCAACGACCGCATTAGTCAACTGACCAAGATGGGCCCAACTGAGGTTCTCATCGAGATGGAAGACTGGACCGGGGCCAAG GTCTCGGCCCATTATTCCCAGTTTACCGTCCAATCAGATGCGTCCAACTACGTGATGGCAGTGGGCGGTTACTCTGGCACTGCTGGCAACGGTTTCCTGGAAGGATCGTCGGAGCTGTTTGGTGAAAATCGCACCATGACCATTCACAACGGCATGATGTTCAGTACCTACGACAGAGACAACGACAACTG GAACCCGGGGGATCCCACCAAACAGTGCGCCAGGGAGGACGGCGGCGGCTGGTGGTACAACCGCTGCCACTCGGCCAATCCCAATGGCCGATACTACATAGGCGGATCCTACACAAAGCAAATGGCCAAGCACGGCACAGATGACGGCGTGGTGTGGATGAACTGGAAGGGGAGCTGGTATTCCCTGAAGGCCATCAGCATGAAGATCAGGCCTTTCTTTGCCTCCAGATAA